Part of the Polaribacter sp. Hel1_33_78 genome is shown below.
CTCATATTCTGGTCTAACTGAACCCATAGATAGGACAAATCATCAGCTGAATTATTATGATACGTAATAATTTCTGAACCTGTTATTTTGGTTTTATCATCATCTAAAATGATGTCCATAACATAATCAACTTTCTGTTGCGTGTATGCTTTACCTGGAGCTCCAGAGGCCGTCCTTTCTGCATTTGGCGTTGGTAGTTCTTGTTTTAATTGTTTAAATTTATTTTGATTAGTGTGGCCTTGTTTTGCTTGAGCAAAAGAGTTTGTTATTAGAACAAGGGAAAAAAGGAAAATTCCAATTTTTTTCATAAATCTGTTGTTTTGAGTGGAGTGACTATTCATATTTAAATTTAGCTAAATTTTCTTTTTTGGTCAGTAATATACTTTTGTGTTTATCTCCAAGTTTACACTTTGTTAAATTTTGTTGTTCTGGAAAATGTTTTGTGAGTATATTATTAGTAAGATCTATAGTTTTTAATTGATTGATGTTTTCTATTTCTAGATAGAAATAAACTAAATCTCCATCATATTCTTTACCTATATACTTGAATTCTTTAGGAATATTATCAACTTTAAAATGTATTTTTTCTTTTAAATACCTCTTAAAATAACTATCATTATTCTTGAATTCATTTTTTGTGGTCAATTGTAAATTAATTTTGTAATCGCTATTTAATGCGGTTTCAATATCATCCATAAAAACATTGATTACAATTTGAATAGATTTCGACTCACTTTTGTAATTTATTTGTGTTAAACTTAAATAATTCTTGTGTGCAGTAAAAGATAAAAAGGGAATGATAAATAGCAGTAAAAATGTTTTCTTAAATTTCATGAAATTATTAAAATCAAATATGAGACCAAATTACTGTTTTTTTATCATTTTAAGGTAAGACACCTTTTCTGTTCGTAAAATTTTTATCACCTCCAAAAGATTTCCATCTTTATGAAAATCTTCTATACCTAACGGATTGCAATATTCCAGAAAATGAAAGTATTTATCAATAGGAATTTCTAATTCATCAAAGAAAAATTTCTCTCCAAGTGTGGATAAAATTTTATACGGAAAAGCTTTTTTTTGAGCTAAAT
Proteins encoded:
- a CDS encoding DUF6702 family protein, which encodes MKFKKTFLLLFIIPFLSFTAHKNYLSLTQINYKSESKSIQIVINVFMDDIETALNSDYKINLQLTTKNEFKNNDSYFKRYLKEKIHFKVDNIPKEFKYIGKEYDGDLVYFYLEIENINQLKTIDLTNNILTKHFPEQQNLTKCKLGDKHKSILLTKKENLAKFKYE